A single region of the Mechercharimyces sp. CAU 1602 genome encodes:
- a CDS encoding ABC transporter permease, with translation MAIPAEKFERLTQNDNNAEDIKRPSVGYWKDSWRRLKQNKLALTGLIIIMALILMAIAVPVFSDISYEEQDLLNRDAPLSGEHWFGTDDLGRDVFTRTWYGAGVSLTVGIAAALIDLIVGVIYGGISGFRGGRTDEFMMRIVDVLWGLPYLLVVILLLVIMEPGLVTIIIALSITGWLNMARLVRGQVLQLKEQEYVLCATTMGASTWRLLSKHLIPNSMGPILVLVTFTVPNAIFAEAFLSFLGLGIQAPFASWGTMINDSLIVISPYIDSWWRLFFPAFFLSLVLLAFNALGDGLRDALDPKMRK, from the coding sequence ATGGCAATTCCAGCAGAAAAGTTTGAGCGGCTAACTCAAAATGACAATAATGCAGAAGATATTAAGCGACCTAGTGTAGGTTATTGGAAAGATTCATGGAGAAGGCTAAAACAGAACAAGTTAGCCCTTACTGGTCTTATTATTATTATGGCACTGATATTGATGGCGATTGCTGTACCCGTATTTAGTGATATCTCTTATGAAGAACAGGACCTTTTAAATCGGGATGCGCCTTTATCAGGTGAGCATTGGTTTGGTACGGATGACCTTGGAAGAGACGTGTTTACACGTACTTGGTATGGTGCAGGGGTTTCTCTAACGGTAGGGATTGCTGCTGCTTTGATTGACCTTATTGTGGGTGTTATTTATGGTGGTATTTCAGGTTTTCGAGGTGGGCGAACAGACGAGTTTATGATGAGGATTGTGGACGTTCTGTGGGGACTGCCTTATCTGTTGGTTGTTATTTTACTCCTGGTGATTATGGAACCAGGCCTAGTAACGATTATTATTGCTCTATCCATTACCGGGTGGTTAAATATGGCGCGTTTGGTACGTGGACAAGTACTCCAGTTAAAAGAACAAGAATATGTATTGTGTGCGACCACAATGGGAGCAAGTACCTGGAGATTGTTATCTAAACACTTGATTCCAAATTCGATGGGACCTATCTTAGTTTTGGTTACGTTTACGGTTCCTAATGCCATCTTTGCAGAAGCATTTTTGAGTTTCTTAGGCTTAGGTATTCAAGCACCCTTTGCTAGTTGGGGTACGATGATTAATGATAGTTTGATTGTTATTTCTCCTTATATTGATTCATGGTGGCGTTTGTTCTTCCCCGCCTTTTTCTTGAGTTTAGTGCTATTAGCATTTAATGCATTAGGCGATGGGTTGCGCGATGCACTTGATCCAAAAATGCGGAAGTAA
- a CDS encoding ABC transporter permease, whose amino-acid sequence MIRYIGKRFIMMAITLWVIATLTFVLMNLIPGDPFTSEKKYSEEILNNLRAEYNLNEPLPTQYVLYLKDLAQFDLGPSIKQASRGVNDLIAEGFPVSAVLGIEAMIIAVIIGLFLGIIASLQQNKPLDYLAMFLAVIGLSVPSFVIAPLFQKYFGVEWELLPLAGWNGFEYTILPAIALSSLPLALVTRLMRSNMLEVLGQDYIRTARAKGLSPYFVVSRHTVRNAILPVVTIIGPLAIGILTGSFVIEKIFAIPGIGKHFVESISNRDYPVIMGMTIFYSALLIMVNFLVDIAYSWIDPRIKLGGKEAK is encoded by the coding sequence ATGATTCGTTATATAGGGAAGCGATTTATCATGATGGCAATTACATTATGGGTAATTGCAACCTTGACGTTTGTATTAATGAACTTGATTCCAGGTGATCCATTTACGAGCGAGAAAAAATACTCGGAGGAAATTCTTAATAACCTAAGAGCCGAATATAACTTGAACGAGCCACTACCTACGCAATATGTGCTCTATCTCAAAGATCTGGCTCAGTTTGATCTAGGACCTTCTATTAAACAAGCAAGCCGTGGAGTGAACGATCTTATCGCTGAAGGGTTCCCAGTGTCCGCTGTTTTAGGGATTGAAGCGATGATCATTGCGGTTATTATTGGTCTCTTTCTAGGAATTATTGCATCCTTACAGCAAAATAAGCCATTAGACTACCTAGCAATGTTTCTAGCAGTAATTGGATTATCTGTGCCCAGCTTTGTTATCGCACCTTTATTCCAAAAGTACTTTGGCGTAGAATGGGAGTTGCTCCCTTTGGCAGGGTGGAACGGGTTTGAGTACACGATACTACCTGCAATAGCGCTCTCTTCATTACCACTCGCTTTGGTGACACGCCTAATGCGTTCCAATATGTTAGAAGTGCTGGGACAAGATTATATTCGGACAGCCAGAGCAAAGGGACTATCACCTTATTTTGTTGTAAGCCGGCATACGGTACGTAATGCTATTTTGCCTGTTGTAACCATTATCGGTCCATTAGCTATTGGAATATTAACGGGAAGTTTTGTTATTGAAAAGATTTTTGCTATCCCAGGAATAGGGAAGCATTTCGTTGAGAGCATCAGTAACCGGGATTATCCTGTAATTATGGGTATGACTATCTTCTACTCTGCACTATTAATCATGGTAAACTTCTTGGTTGATATTGCTTATTCCTGGATTGATCCTCGCATTAAGTTAGGTGGAAAGGAGGCAAAATAA
- a CDS encoding peptide ABC transporter substrate-binding protein, translating to MSKSKWLKRSLAIGIASSMIFTAACTGGGEESKKKSGSEEMAEEQVLTTARLKSEPPALDPAKAEDSSSGTIVRSVMEGLARVDENGIPEPGVAEKWEISEDGKKITFHLRDTKWSNGDAVTAGDFEYAWKRVLDPKTAAPYAYQLHYLKNGKAYNEGKGKAEDVGVKAVDDKTLEVELEKPAPYFVSLTAFYTLMPVNKKVVEENAKWGTEADSYVSNGPFVLDTWEHDKKVVLKKNDNYYGKDRVKLDQINMPVVPDEQTGLQQFDTGEFDEGDKTIIPADLADKLIKEEKAVASPIIGTYAYEFNVEKEPFTNSKIRKAFSMAIDRKSIVENVSLSGEKPATGWIPWEMPDVHAEKPWLESGDYKPFISETAQAEDAKKLLEEGMKEEGYKELPDVTLSYNTSDGHKKIAEAVQQMLKKNLGVDVKLKNSEWKVFLEEKGNGDFQMARFGWLPDYIDPMTFMDMYETDSGQNDPSFSNKEYDKLIKEAKSTIDQEVRMEAMRKAEQVLMDEMPVAPVYFYTESHMSKDYVKDVVYTVDGQVDFSEAYITKH from the coding sequence ATGAGCAAGTCGAAATGGTTGAAGAGATCTTTAGCCATTGGTATTGCGTCCAGTATGATTTTTACTGCGGCATGTACCGGTGGTGGAGAAGAAAGTAAGAAAAAATCTGGTAGCGAAGAGATGGCTGAAGAGCAGGTCTTAACTACCGCTCGTTTAAAAAGTGAACCACCGGCATTGGATCCAGCTAAAGCAGAAGATTCTTCTTCCGGTACGATTGTAAGATCCGTAATGGAAGGTTTAGCTAGAGTAGATGAGAATGGTATTCCCGAACCAGGGGTTGCTGAAAAGTGGGAAATTAGTGAAGATGGAAAGAAAATTACGTTCCACTTGCGTGATACAAAATGGTCCAATGGAGATGCAGTTACTGCAGGGGACTTTGAATATGCTTGGAAGCGCGTGCTCGATCCTAAAACAGCAGCACCATATGCTTACCAACTTCATTACTTGAAAAATGGTAAAGCCTACAATGAAGGAAAAGGTAAAGCTGAAGATGTAGGTGTAAAAGCTGTAGACGATAAAACCTTGGAAGTTGAGCTGGAAAAACCAGCACCGTACTTTGTTAGTTTAACTGCTTTTTATACATTGATGCCTGTAAATAAAAAAGTAGTTGAAGAAAACGCAAAATGGGGAACGGAAGCAGATAGCTATGTATCTAATGGTCCTTTCGTACTAGATACGTGGGAGCATGATAAAAAAGTTGTACTTAAAAAGAATGATAACTATTACGGTAAAGACCGTGTTAAATTAGATCAAATTAATATGCCAGTAGTTCCAGACGAACAAACTGGTTTACAGCAGTTTGATACAGGTGAGTTTGATGAAGGCGATAAAACCATCATTCCAGCAGATCTAGCTGATAAGTTAATTAAAGAAGAAAAAGCAGTTGCAAGTCCAATTATTGGAACCTATGCATATGAATTCAACGTAGAAAAAGAGCCATTTACCAACAGCAAGATTCGTAAAGCTTTCTCGATGGCGATTGACCGTAAGTCCATCGTTGAAAATGTAAGTCTTAGTGGCGAGAAGCCCGCTACAGGCTGGATTCCTTGGGAAATGCCAGATGTTCATGCGGAAAAGCCATGGCTTGAAAGTGGCGACTACAAACCGTTCATCAGCGAAACTGCTCAAGCTGAAGATGCGAAAAAGTTGTTAGAAGAAGGAATGAAAGAAGAAGGATATAAAGAGCTTCCAGACGTTACTTTGTCTTACAACACCAGCGATGGTCACAAAAAAATCGCTGAAGCTGTTCAACAAATGTTGAAAAAGAACTTGGGTGTTGATGTGAAACTGAAAAATTCGGAGTGGAAAGTCTTCCTTGAAGAAAAAGGGAATGGCGATTTCCAAATGGCACGCTTTGGTTGGCTGCCTGATTATATTGATCCAATGACCTTTATGGACATGTATGAAACTGATTCTGGGCAAAACGACCCAAGCTTTAGCAACAAGGAATACGATAAGTTGATCAAAGAAGCGAAATCAACGATCGATCAAGAAGTTCGTATGGAAGCTATGCGTAAGGCTGAGCAAGTGCTAATGGATGAAATGCCTGTAGCACCAGTATACTTCTACACTGAGAGCCACATGTCGAAAGACTATGTTAAAGATGTAGTGTATACTGTAGATGGACAAGTAGACTTTAGCGAAGCATACATCACCAAGCACTAG
- a CDS encoding DUF3899 domain-containing protein, with protein sequence MKKKGAFPFVLCTLLISQYVLLILITDNMTQLLNVLFLTGLCCLMIAGIYYVIVGGFFSVMGKGFKLVRDLFPRQSSRLEGFQEAPDHLQNESSSHKHRLLSQLIISITIIGTIDILLSFLLIK encoded by the coding sequence TTGAAAAAAAAGGGAGCATTTCCGTTCGTACTATGCACATTACTTATTTCCCAATATGTTTTACTCATTCTAATAACTGATAATATGACACAGCTTCTAAATGTTCTTTTTCTAACAGGGTTATGTTGCCTTATGATTGCTGGGATCTATTATGTCATTGTTGGTGGGTTCTTTAGTGTCATGGGGAAAGGGTTTAAACTCGTTCGCGATCTTTTCCCACGACAGAGCAGTCGCTTAGAAGGTTTTCAAGAAGCACCTGATCACCTCCAGAATGAAAGTTCGTCTCATAAACACCGACTCCTTTCACAGTTAATTATTAGTATCACTATCATTGGAACGATTGATATCCTCCTCTCCTTCTTGCTGATAAAGTAA
- a CDS encoding phosphotransferase, whose amino-acid sequence MGSTARSVKRTDIDEPRLAELIQHHYGLTIESSETIGGIIRLETDQGRYALKRVRPRAEDRWLLIEELGSYTDETDLLYIPRPVRTKRNLLTINGFHSRYVLLDWIEGEPFLIRSKRDWGLAARLLAEIHRASRSIMESSEQVNIPKAIAWSKDWDKMKKQMHLYHTAASWATKTHDMDQLWLRHSPYIEGMIDAALSYLERIGGDEVCRDTLRYSQLCHGSVYARNFLVDEQGYLQLVDWDRLEVDVRSRELASFLQYAYGKTRNAETIPVILAAYQDVSSLTEAEYALIYARSILPDRSIRILNQIYGGQTVPLEQAEIRFRRELNKEEIKEQWLRTYPTQVEEAFGVKIPRLEWLS is encoded by the coding sequence ATGGGATCAACGGCGAGATCGGTCAAGAGAACCGATATAGATGAGCCGCGGTTGGCTGAGTTGATCCAACATCATTATGGACTCACGATTGAGTCATCGGAGACGATCGGTGGGATAATTCGCTTAGAAACCGATCAAGGGCGATATGCCCTGAAGCGAGTGCGCCCGCGTGCGGAAGATCGGTGGCTGTTGATAGAGGAATTGGGTTCTTATACGGATGAAACCGACTTACTTTATATACCAAGACCAGTTAGAACGAAACGCAATTTATTAACAATAAATGGGTTTCACTCACGGTATGTATTACTCGATTGGATTGAAGGAGAGCCATTCCTCATTCGTTCAAAGCGGGATTGGGGATTGGCAGCCCGTTTATTGGCAGAAATTCATCGTGCTTCGCGTTCGATCATGGAAAGCAGCGAACAGGTGAACATCCCAAAGGCGATTGCATGGAGTAAGGATTGGGATAAAATGAAAAAGCAGATGCACCTATATCATACTGCTGCTTCATGGGCAACCAAAACACATGACATGGATCAATTATGGCTCCGCCACTCTCCATATATAGAAGGAATGATTGATGCTGCTCTTTCTTATTTAGAGCGAATCGGTGGGGATGAGGTTTGTCGTGATACGCTTCGCTATAGTCAGCTCTGTCATGGAAGTGTATATGCGCGCAACTTCCTTGTTGATGAACAAGGGTACTTACAGCTAGTAGATTGGGATCGGTTAGAGGTGGATGTAAGAAGTCGTGAATTGGCGTCTTTTTTGCAATATGCTTATGGCAAGACGCGGAATGCGGAAACGATCCCTGTCATTTTAGCGGCATACCAAGATGTATCCTCCTTAACTGAAGCGGAGTATGCACTGATCTATGCCCGGTCCATTCTGCCGGATCGGTCGATTCGAATTCTCAATCAGATTTATGGAGGTCAAACTGTCCCACTGGAGCAGGCAGAGATTCGCTTTCGCAGAGAGTTAAATAAAGAGGAGATCAAGGAGCAGTGGTTGCGTACCTATCCGACTCAGGTGGAAGAGGCTTTTGGTGTGAAGATTCCAAGGCTGGAGTGGCTCTCGTAG
- a CDS encoding SDR family oxidoreductase, protein MNNQKGLDAGIRLKDLQESYDVKLRRVVLVTGSSKGLGKSVAISLAQAGWNVAVHYHSSRSAAVQLVHTLRDQFGCESAPFQADLSKGGESKRLVEQVSTYFGRLDGLVHAVGPFERKRRHFVDYSQAEIEELVYSNLHSAMLAAHTALPYMREHHFGRIVLFGFARVQEAPAWPDRATYAAAKAGLVSFVKSVAVEEAPYGITVNMVAPADIVGENKEKTIEQVKDIYDAEVPRGRPGAGEDVARVVRFLCEEKSDFITGNQITVSGGLDMIHPTSKATETVSPSRHTPPSDGIH, encoded by the coding sequence ATGAATAATCAAAAAGGATTAGATGCAGGAATAAGGCTTAAAGACTTACAGGAATCCTACGATGTGAAGCTTCGACGGGTTGTGCTAGTTACAGGGAGTAGCAAAGGGTTAGGAAAAAGTGTGGCGATCTCGCTTGCTCAAGCAGGTTGGAATGTGGCTGTACATTACCACTCATCTAGGTCGGCAGCCGTTCAATTAGTCCATACTTTGCGTGATCAGTTTGGATGTGAGTCGGCTCCTTTTCAAGCCGATTTGAGTAAAGGTGGAGAAAGTAAGCGCCTTGTAGAGCAAGTGAGTACGTATTTTGGTCGTTTAGATGGTTTGGTGCATGCTGTAGGTCCGTTTGAACGTAAACGACGACATTTTGTAGACTACTCACAGGCAGAGATTGAAGAACTTGTTTATAGCAATTTACATAGTGCTATGCTAGCGGCGCATACGGCTCTTCCCTATATGCGTGAGCATCACTTTGGACGTATTGTGTTATTTGGCTTTGCGCGTGTACAGGAAGCTCCAGCATGGCCCGATCGTGCGACTTATGCTGCAGCAAAGGCAGGCCTTGTTTCCTTTGTTAAAAGTGTGGCGGTGGAAGAAGCTCCGTACGGAATAACCGTGAATATGGTTGCCCCGGCAGACATTGTTGGTGAAAACAAGGAGAAGACGATTGAGCAAGTAAAAGACATTTATGACGCGGAAGTACCACGAGGCCGTCCTGGTGCAGGAGAGGATGTGGCACGTGTGGTTCGCTTTTTGTGTGAAGAAAAATCGGATTTTATTACGGGGAATCAAATTACTGTTTCTGGGGGACTAGATATGATCCATCCCACATCTAAAGCGACAGAGACGGTGTCTCCTTCTCGGCATACACCTCCTTCTGATGGCATACATTAG
- a CDS encoding MBL fold metallo-hydrolase, whose amino-acid sequence MNSWSEITKIRLPLPFPLKIINAYLLRGEYGYTVLDTGLHTADSIHVWEEAQRKMGWGWDDVEKIVLTHYHPDHYGLAGWMQAQSGAPVYLSRIDYEQAHNFVGAGSTFAQGLVKSYGENGLSSQWVEQIPGHIEHFRPWVEPHPTPSFIAAGEMIRLGDRQYEIMHTPGHADGHLCFYDREREWLLAGDFLLPKITPNISMWPGGHPNPLRLFMESLNKMKELPVQTVFPAHGTVFHSYRERIEELERHHRERLDHMKGILSQSKGGMTAVECCFQHFGDRLSIHNLRFALSETLAHLEYLRLADEISRKWIDDHYVYLA is encoded by the coding sequence ATGAATAGTTGGAGTGAAATTACGAAGATTCGATTGCCGTTACCCTTTCCTTTAAAAATAATTAATGCGTATTTGCTTCGTGGCGAATATGGTTATACGGTGCTGGATACGGGTCTTCATACAGCTGATAGTATTCATGTTTGGGAGGAAGCGCAACGGAAAATGGGATGGGGGTGGGATGATGTAGAGAAGATTGTACTTACACACTATCACCCTGATCATTATGGCTTGGCAGGGTGGATGCAGGCTCAATCTGGGGCTCCAGTCTATTTGTCACGCATCGATTATGAACAAGCTCATAATTTTGTCGGCGCAGGCAGCACTTTTGCTCAGGGTTTGGTAAAGTCGTATGGAGAAAATGGCTTGTCGTCACAATGGGTGGAGCAGATTCCAGGGCATATTGAACATTTTCGTCCGTGGGTAGAGCCGCATCCCACACCTAGTTTTATTGCCGCAGGGGAGATGATCCGTTTAGGAGATCGCCAGTATGAGATTATGCATACACCTGGCCATGCGGATGGTCATCTCTGTTTTTATGATCGTGAACGGGAGTGGTTATTGGCGGGGGATTTTTTGTTACCTAAAATTACGCCTAATATTAGTATGTGGCCGGGCGGGCATCCAAACCCACTTCGATTATTTATGGAGTCATTAAATAAGATGAAGGAACTTCCGGTGCAAACGGTTTTTCCTGCTCACGGCACTGTGTTTCATTCTTATCGCGAACGAATAGAGGAGCTAGAACGACATCATCGTGAACGACTTGACCATATGAAGGGGATTTTGTCTCAATCAAAGGGGGGCATGACAGCGGTAGAATGTTGCTTTCAACACTTTGGTGACCGACTCTCCATTCATAACTTGCGCTTTGCCTTATCGGAAACACTAGCTCACTTAGAGTATTTACGATTGGCTGATGAGATAAGTCGTAAGTGGATCGATGATCACTACGTTTATTTGGCATAA
- a CDS encoding class I SAM-dependent methyltransferase: protein MSPWYEKSFGEDYLLVYRHRDQVHASKEIDAICTWMELGGGETVLDLCCGTGRHSIELAHKGLHVTGMDLSTTLLRHGRRCNQHENVHYVQGDMRKVPFADHSFDAVMNLFTSFGYFIEDHENSKVLTEIKRVLKPGGKFVIDFLNRYSVEKHLIPESRRQEEDTLIVEERKIEGPFVHKKITVTDNEGTRTYQERVKMYTRDEMVQMMGQAGLAIDAVYGDYEGKMYKEESARMIFVGTAR from the coding sequence ATGTCACCATGGTATGAAAAAAGTTTTGGAGAAGATTACTTACTTGTATATCGGCATCGTGATCAGGTTCATGCATCTAAGGAAATTGATGCGATCTGTACATGGATGGAATTAGGTGGAGGGGAGACTGTACTGGATCTCTGCTGTGGAACGGGACGTCATTCAATTGAACTGGCGCATAAAGGTTTACATGTAACGGGGATGGACCTGTCGACTACCCTGTTGCGACATGGGCGCAGGTGTAATCAACATGAAAATGTACATTATGTGCAGGGAGATATGAGGAAAGTTCCATTTGCTGATCACTCTTTTGATGCAGTTATGAACTTATTTACTTCGTTTGGCTACTTTATAGAAGATCATGAAAATAGCAAAGTCTTGACCGAAATTAAGCGGGTATTAAAACCGGGTGGGAAATTTGTGATCGATTTTCTTAATCGCTACTCGGTTGAGAAGCACTTAATTCCGGAGAGCCGTAGGCAGGAAGAGGATACTCTAATTGTAGAGGAACGCAAAATTGAGGGCCCATTTGTACATAAGAAAATAACAGTTACTGATAATGAAGGGACGCGTACCTATCAAGAACGGGTGAAGATGTACACGAGAGATGAGATGGTGCAGATGATGGGACAAGCTGGATTAGCGATTGATGCAGTGTATGGTGATTATGAAGGGAAGATGTATAAAGAAGAGAGTGCACGCATGATTTTTGTGGGTACTGCTCGCTAG
- a CDS encoding DUF86 domain-containing protein, producing the protein MKGEEGMMYEVDTTRINAQCDILQTALTVMEEVKENGNRDLMEQFAVARAIHLAVESVIDVGNSLIDGFIMRDPGGYLDIIDILEDERVIPVESVAELKALVYFRERLVRYYHEMKADEVWEWLNRTDVLSSYRGWIQSYLAKELEKEAL; encoded by the coding sequence TTGAAGGGAGAAGAAGGCATGATGTACGAAGTGGATACGACCCGTATAAACGCTCAGTGTGACATTTTACAAACTGCACTTACTGTGATGGAAGAAGTAAAAGAAAATGGAAATAGAGACTTGATGGAGCAGTTTGCGGTAGCGCGTGCTATTCATCTAGCGGTTGAAAGTGTAATAGATGTAGGGAATTCGTTAATTGATGGTTTTATTATGAGGGATCCAGGAGGATATTTAGATATTATTGATATTTTAGAGGATGAACGCGTCATTCCTGTGGAAAGCGTAGCCGAACTAAAGGCATTGGTTTATTTTCGTGAACGATTGGTTCGTTACTATCATGAAATGAAGGCCGATGAAGTATGGGAGTGGTTGAACCGCACGGATGTACTTTCTTCGTATCGAGGGTGGATACAAAGCTATCTTGCTAAAGAATTGGAGAAAGAGGCGCTTTAA
- a CDS encoding acyltransferase family protein has translation MSTSNESRNAFFDNAKFLLIFLVVLGHAIRPLADQFDSMNALYLWIYSFHMPLMIFIAGYFSKNIHKKGQYQKLIATVLVPYLLFEFLYEVYQSFIYAPDSNNQLDLLSPYWLMWFMFSLFLWKTLLPYFLNLKYPLMISIALGLLIGFTDADKFLSFHKTIAFFPFFILGYFTSAELITKLQRKSVRTISALILIFSFITLYLMELHYLPFHMEIRKWLYFSTPYVELGKSVGVGVLYRFILYGICIVMSLSFLAVAPTKKTFFTHLGTRTLYVYLLHGFLIRTLFTLEIYEQVDSSWSILYAVLLSILITYILSTAWTLRLTKPLVQPRLHWLLGKPKHGSINIPST, from the coding sequence ATGAGCACCTCAAACGAGTCACGCAATGCTTTCTTTGATAATGCCAAGTTCTTGCTTATCTTTTTGGTCGTACTAGGACACGCCATCCGACCTTTGGCAGATCAATTTGATAGCATGAACGCATTGTATTTATGGATTTATTCCTTTCATATGCCTTTGATGATCTTTATTGCGGGTTATTTTTCTAAAAACATTCACAAGAAGGGGCAATATCAAAAACTGATTGCAACCGTTCTTGTTCCATACCTCTTATTTGAATTTCTTTACGAAGTTTATCAATCTTTCATCTATGCACCTGACTCTAATAATCAACTTGATTTATTATCACCCTATTGGCTTATGTGGTTTATGTTTAGTTTATTTTTGTGGAAGACACTGCTCCCATACTTTCTAAACTTAAAATATCCTCTCATGATCTCTATTGCACTTGGGTTACTGATTGGGTTTACAGATGCAGATAAATTTTTGTCCTTCCATAAGACGATTGCCTTCTTCCCATTCTTTATCCTGGGCTATTTCACCAGCGCAGAACTAATCACCAAACTACAAAGAAAAAGCGTACGCACCATCTCTGCACTTATTCTTATTTTTAGTTTTATCACACTCTATCTAATGGAACTTCATTATCTACCTTTTCATATGGAGATCCGTAAATGGTTATACTTTTCCACTCCATATGTGGAACTTGGGAAAAGTGTTGGTGTTGGTGTGCTGTATCGTTTTATCTTGTATGGTATTTGTATCGTCATGTCGCTCAGTTTTCTCGCCGTTGCACCTACAAAGAAAACATTTTTTACCCACCTAGGAACAAGAACATTATATGTGTACTTGTTACATGGTTTCTTGATCAGAACCCTCTTCACCTTAGAGATTTACGAGCAAGTAGATTCTAGTTGGTCCATTTTATATGCGGTTCTGCTCTCTATTTTGATCACCTATATTTTATCGACCGCATGGACACTTCGTTTAACAAAGCCACTCGTACAACCTCGGTTGCACTGGCTCCTAGGGAAACCTAAACATGGCTCCATCAATATTCCCTCCACTTAA
- a CDS encoding helix-turn-helix domain-containing protein, producing MSKETYITTAEAASQLHVHARTIRKWIDTFAEYIQPETNERGHYLLTQSGLERLEEIQRRLQEKNRSMRQVRELLKEEGKIRGLSHPSNLAIPSPPHLPPKVEATMDQIMESMTNMEKWIESLTKRMERIEDHVFDLFDALEEVEHRIHQSNHEYAKTEEVSAMFEEIRRKQDQLKIELRQATFSHRLAAAAVSPAELGPRKQKKGSRFLLF from the coding sequence ATGTCAAAAGAAACTTATATTACTACTGCTGAGGCTGCAAGTCAGCTTCACGTTCATGCTCGTACCATCCGTAAATGGATCGATACTTTCGCTGAATATATTCAACCAGAAACAAACGAGCGCGGTCATTATTTACTCACACAAAGCGGCCTTGAACGCTTAGAAGAAATCCAACGACGACTACAGGAAAAAAATCGTTCTATGCGTCAGGTTCGGGAACTCCTAAAGGAAGAAGGGAAAATTCGCGGTCTATCGCATCCCTCCAATCTAGCAATTCCTTCTCCTCCTCATCTACCGCCGAAGGTAGAAGCCACTATGGATCAAATCATGGAAAGCATGACAAACATGGAAAAATGGATAGAGTCTTTGACAAAACGGATGGAGCGCATTGAAGATCATGTATTCGATTTGTTTGACGCGTTGGAAGAAGTAGAGCATCGCATTCACCAATCTAATCATGAATACGCGAAAACCGAAGAGGTCTCTGCTATGTTTGAGGAGATCAGAAGAAAACAAGATCAATTAAAAATCGAATTGCGTCAAGCCACCTTCTCTCATCGCTTAGCTGCCGCTGCTGTTTCTCCGGCAGAATTAGGACCACGGAAGCAGAAAAAGGGAAGCCGTTTTCTTCTATTTTAG
- a CDS encoding DUF3055 domain-containing protein gives MNDGLFFLYDEQEDTSTRFLSFVGKSNRFDLALVQTSRFYGKMMVLDLQSNRFALIGSDDLEEEGNLEYAFQINHEEADELRSFLNTLL, from the coding sequence ATGAATGATGGTCTCTTTTTTTTATATGATGAGCAAGAGGATACTTCAACTCGCTTTCTAAGCTTTGTTGGAAAAAGCAATCGCTTTGATCTAGCTCTTGTGCAAACAAGTCGCTTTTATGGGAAAATGATGGTGCTCGATTTACAATCAAATCGTTTTGCTCTTATTGGATCTGACGATTTGGAGGAAGAGGGAAACCTCGAGTATGCGTTTCAAATCAATCACGAAGAAGCAGATGAATTGCGTTCATTTCTCAATACTCTGCTCTAA
- a CDS encoding YutD family protein: MFRQDEHLLSLNVPADERSYEDNENNGMYQKWVKMWYYGSKNGRKQAYKMGMVHIQQQVYELLTDHKEGWKSEIFHKRYSEILGKYDYIVGDWGYGQLRLKGFYEAGSPRVTRETNIHHLQEYLTEYCNFGCSYFILRKMKKERI; encoded by the coding sequence ATGTTTCGTCAAGATGAACACCTCCTGTCTCTTAATGTGCCCGCTGATGAGCGTAGCTATGAAGATAATGAAAATAACGGCATGTATCAAAAATGGGTAAAGATGTGGTACTATGGAAGTAAGAACGGAAGAAAGCAGGCATACAAGATGGGTATGGTACACATTCAACAACAAGTATACGAACTGCTGACGGATCATAAAGAAGGATGGAAAAGTGAGATCTTCCATAAACGATATAGTGAGATATTAGGGAAATACGATTATATTGTGGGGGATTGGGGTTACGGTCAACTGCGATTAAAAGGGTTTTATGAAGCAGGGAGTCCGCGCGTGACGAGGGAGACAAATATTCATCACCTCCAAGAATACCTTACAGAGTACTGTAACTTTGGCTGTTCGTATTTTATTCTCCGCAAGATGAAAAAGGAGCGCATATAA